One Salvia splendens isolate huo1 unplaced genomic scaffold, SspV2 ctg206, whole genome shotgun sequence DNA segment encodes these proteins:
- the LOC121789317 gene encoding probable pre-mRNA-splicing factor ATP-dependent RNA helicase DEAH9, with protein sequence MSSDGVPEIQRSNLVSCIIQDPMVSKMILASNDLGCSEEAITIAAVLSLQSIWYSTRGSEKELDEAKLRFAAAEGDHITFLNVYRGYVESNKSSSWCHRNHINYHAMKKVDDVRKQLRRIAQRLGISLKSCDHDMQAVRKAVTAGFFSNACCVEAFSHNGAYKTIRGSQEVYIHPSSVLFRVNPKWVIYHSIVSTERQYMRNVITIEPSWLPEAAPHFYHRQQLDPRLHS encoded by the exons GATCCGATGGTTTCAAAAATGattttagcttcaaatgatCTTGGCTGTTCTGAAGAAGCCATCACTATTGCTGCTGTGTTGTCCTTACAG TCGATCTGGTATTCAACCAGGGGATCAGAAAAGGAATTGGATGAGGCCAAGTTGAGATTTGCTGCTGCTGAG GGTGACCATATTACCTTCTTAAATGTGTATAGAGGATATGTTGAGTCTAATAAATCTTCGAGTTGGTGTCACAGGAACCACATAAACTACCATGCAATG AAAAAAGTTGACGACGTTCGAAAACAGTTGAGAAGAATAGCACAACGTTTGGGCATATCCCTTAAATCTTGTGACCACGATATGCAG GCAGTGAGGAAGGCAGTTACTGCTGGATTTTTCTCAAACGCTTGTTGCGTAGAA GCCTTCAGCCATAACGGTGCATACAAAACTATACGAGGTTCACAAGAAGTCTATATTCACCCTTCGTCTGTATTATTCAG AGTAAATCCAAAGTGGGTGATCTACCATTCTATTGTCTCGACTGAGCGTCAGTACATGCGCAATGTCATCACTATAGAACCCTCGTGGCTGCCAGAGGCTGCTCCGCACTTCTACCACCGCCAACAGCTTGATCCTAGATTGCATTCCTAG
- the LOC121789314 gene encoding sodium/calcium exchanger NCL2-like — protein MGLVAGSTVLILTFIWGVSIILASYDLSEAPTLDKSGSQKTTPQGYGIVTDAEASYTSRIMLIPLLPFLILLLAQAFSSSSVKRVFLLIALIVSVLLLFGFILYQAFQPWIQSRRFEYFMSKYAKDKLLRLLSRNGRPDTRKIQDLFNQIDKDRSTSVSAAELRVLLLGVRLDEDDLSTDRDVENVLESFDTTGDGRINQEEFIAGMTKLLDDLAEERRNRIKGSRATNSQASDPSQQGLLVNSNTSNVSKSQSSQTTWLNYLQALSLVILGIALMSAFAEPLITSVVGFATAAYLPNFSVSYLAIPLATNYRVAVQAFASSGNKSQNSISLTLSTLYSSVYMNNVASLIVFLAPVNALNLSVDVFAEVLVVITMNTVMTALTGFRTSFPSWLGYVVVMLYPVSLALTYVLTYVLGWP, from the exons ATGGGATTGGTTGCTGGATCAACGGTTTTGATTCTGACTTTCATATGGGGCGTTTCCATTATCCTTGCCAGCTATGATCTCTCAGAAGCTCCCACTCTTGACAAATCTGGAAGCCAGAAAACCACACCACAAG GTTATGGCATTGTTACGGATGCCGAAGCAAGCTACACTTCACGGATAATGCTGATACCCTTGCTTCCTTTTCTCATCCTTCTGCTAGCACAGGCTTTCAGTTCATCATCAGTGAAGAGAGTGTTTCTTCTCATTGCACTCATTGTCTCAGTTTTGTTgcttttcggcttcattttgtATCAGGCATTCCAGCCTTGGATTCAGTCTCGTAGATTCGAGTACTTTATGAGCAAATATGCGAAGGACAAGCTGCTCAGACTCTTGTCCAGGAACGGCAGGCCTGATACTCGGAAAATACAAGA CCTGTTTAACCAAATCGACAAGGACAGAAGCACGTCTGTATCAGCAGCAGAACTCAGAGTGCTTCTCTTAGGTGTGAGGCTGGATGAAGATGATTTGAGCACAGACAGGGATGTTGAGAATGTGTTGGAGTCTTTTGATACCACCGGAGATGGACGTATCAACCAGGAAGAGTTCATCGCAGGCATGACCAAATTACTCGATGATCTGGCTGAGGAGAGGCGAAACCGCATCAAAGGAAGCAGAGCCACCAATTCTCAG GCAAGTGATCCATCACAACAGGGCTTGTTAGTTAACAGCAACACCTCGAACGTAAGCAAAAGCCAAAGTTCTCAAACCACTTGGCTGAACTATCTGCAAGCTCTTTCCTTGGTGATTCTTGGGATTGCATTGATGTCTGCTTTCGCAGAGCCACTGATCACCAGTGTCGTGGGTTTCGCCACAGCAGCATATCTGCCTAATTTCTCTGTCTCATACTTGGCAATACCCTTAGCTACGAACTACCGAGTTGCAGTGCAAGCATTTGCTTCATCCGGAAACAAGTCACAGAACTCCATTTCTTTGACACTCTCTACA CTTTACAGTAGCGTGTACATGAACAACGTGGCGAGCTTGATTGTGTTCCTTGCACCAGTTAATGCTCTGAATCTGTCTGTAGATGTCTTTGCAGAAGTTCTGGTAGTTATCACGATGAACACTGTGATGACGGCTCTGACAGGCTTCCGCACCTCATT